Proteins co-encoded in one Ensifer sp. PDNC004 genomic window:
- a CDS encoding tripartite tricarboxylate transporter TctB family protein gives MSENGANGVSRFAVELGVAALTGAFGAAVCYGSLDIGAGWTEFGPEAGYFPFYVGLLILLGSVANAIHALVKHRGSGEIFIDGHRAKVVTSFLLPLVAFAGVSAWLGLYVGTALYIAGTMRFQGRYKWWIALPSGIAVSLFFFIIFEFGFKVPLLKGPIEAWFGIY, from the coding sequence ATGAGCGAGAACGGTGCGAATGGGGTCTCCCGCTTCGCGGTTGAGCTTGGTGTTGCCGCGCTGACCGGCGCCTTTGGCGCTGCGGTCTGCTACGGATCTCTCGATATCGGCGCGGGCTGGACGGAATTCGGTCCCGAAGCCGGCTATTTTCCCTTCTATGTCGGCCTTCTGATCCTTCTCGGAAGCGTCGCCAATGCGATCCACGCCCTTGTCAAACATCGCGGTTCCGGCGAGATCTTCATCGACGGCCACCGCGCCAAGGTGGTGACGTCGTTCCTGCTGCCGCTGGTCGCCTTTGCCGGCGTATCCGCCTGGCTCGGCCTCTATGTCGGCACGGCGCTCTATATCGCCGGAACCATGCGCTTCCAGGGGCGCTACAAATGGTGGATCGCGTTGCCGTCGGGTATCGCCGTTTCGCTGTTTTTCTTCATCATTTTCGAGTTCGGTTTCAAGGTTCCGCTGCTCAAGGGACCGATCGAGGCCTGGTTCGGGATCTATTGA
- a CDS encoding ABC transporter ATP-binding protein, producing the protein MPATPLEVENLSAGYGPTRVLEGLSFAVPAGARLAVLGRNGMGKTTLLATLAGQTRRYDGRIRMGGTDVTALPSAARAMQGLGFVPQARCVFPTLTVEENLFVGLKSRPKSAIQEAYDMFPRLFERRRNLGSQLSGGEQQMLSTARSILGRPSILLLDEPLEGLAPVICEELMEAFAELAKTGDMTIVLVEQRIQSALDFADRVIVLERGRIAWSGTPDALAGDHDAVERLLGVGGLH; encoded by the coding sequence ATGCCAGCCACGCCGCTTGAGGTGGAAAACCTATCCGCCGGCTATGGGCCGACGCGGGTGCTCGAAGGCTTATCCTTTGCCGTCCCGGCGGGCGCCCGCCTAGCCGTGCTCGGCCGCAATGGCATGGGCAAGACGACGTTGCTTGCGACGCTTGCCGGCCAGACGCGGCGCTATGACGGCCGCATCCGCATGGGCGGGACGGACGTAACCGCGTTGCCAAGCGCTGCGCGCGCCATGCAGGGCCTCGGCTTCGTGCCGCAGGCGCGCTGCGTCTTCCCAACGTTGACCGTCGAGGAGAACCTGTTCGTCGGCCTCAAAAGCCGACCGAAAAGCGCGATCCAGGAAGCCTACGACATGTTCCCGCGTCTCTTCGAGCGCCGGCGCAATCTCGGCAGCCAGCTTTCCGGCGGCGAACAGCAGATGCTGTCAACGGCACGCTCCATCCTCGGCCGTCCGTCGATCCTGCTGCTCGACGAACCTTTGGAGGGCCTGGCGCCCGTCATCTGCGAGGAACTGATGGAGGCGTTTGCCGAACTGGCAAAGACCGGCGACATGACGATCGTGCTCGTCGAACAACGGATCCAGAGCGCGCTCGACTTTGCCGACCGGGTGATCGTGCTCGAACGCGGCCGGATCGCATGGTCCGGAACGCCGGACGCGCTGGCGGGAGATCACGACGCCGTCGAACGGTTGCTCGGCGTCGGCGGGCTCCACTGA
- a CDS encoding 4-hydroxythreonine-4-phosphate dehydrogenase PdxA, with protein MTTNGVAATGARPVIALAMGDPAGISPELTAKLLALSDIREAAHIITIGDRRILDEGARIAGVTLDLASSTLEGLDAVGTERHVFVDLGHLDPADVVRGEATLAGGTFATRNFRVALELAHAGKAEAVCFTPFNKKAMRFAYPGYDDEIRFVSDVLNFTGKVREFNVLEKVWNARVTSHIPIKEVADNLSVEAILAELELTQSCLKEAGYSEAKIAVAGLNPHAGDGGSFGMEEIDIIEPAVEKAKARGFNVDGPFPADTVFGRALKEGYNAVMTMYHDQGQIAMKLIGFDKGVTMMGGLPFPLCTPAHGTAYDIAGKGIADVGASREALLLAVRMAKKKAALKAAA; from the coding sequence ATGACGACCAACGGTGTAGCCGCTACCGGCGCGCGTCCTGTCATCGCGCTCGCTATGGGCGATCCGGCCGGCATCAGCCCGGAGCTCACGGCAAAGCTGCTGGCGCTTTCCGATATTCGTGAGGCTGCCCACATCATCACGATCGGCGATCGTCGCATCCTCGATGAAGGCGCCCGCATTGCCGGCGTCACGCTCGACCTTGCATCCTCGACCCTGGAGGGCCTCGACGCCGTCGGGACCGAGCGCCACGTGTTCGTCGACCTTGGGCATCTCGATCCGGCCGACGTCGTTCGCGGCGAGGCGACGCTTGCGGGCGGCACCTTTGCGACCCGCAACTTTCGCGTAGCGCTCGAGCTGGCGCATGCCGGCAAGGCGGAAGCAGTCTGCTTCACGCCCTTCAACAAGAAGGCGATGCGCTTTGCCTATCCGGGCTACGACGACGAGATCCGTTTCGTCTCCGACGTTCTCAACTTCACGGGCAAGGTCCGGGAATTCAACGTTCTCGAGAAGGTCTGGAACGCCCGCGTCACCTCGCACATTCCGATCAAGGAAGTGGCCGACAACCTGTCGGTCGAGGCGATCCTTGCCGAGCTCGAGCTGACCCAGAGCTGCCTCAAGGAAGCCGGTTACAGCGAGGCGAAGATTGCTGTTGCCGGGCTCAACCCGCACGCCGGAGACGGCGGCAGCTTCGGCATGGAAGAGATCGACATCATCGAGCCGGCCGTCGAAAAGGCTAAGGCGCGCGGCTTCAACGTCGACGGCCCGTTCCCGGCTGACACAGTCTTCGGCCGCGCCCTGAAGGAAGGCTACAACGCCGTCATGACCATGTACCACGACCAGGGCCAGATCGCGATGAAGCTGATCGGCTTCGACAAGGGCGTGACCATGATGGGCGGCCTGCCGTTCCCGCTGTGCACGCCGGCTCACGGCACTGCCTACGACATCGCCGGCAAGGGCATCGCCGACGTTGGCGCCAGCCGCGAAGCGCTGCTTCTGGCGGTGCGCATGGCGAAGAAAAAGGCGGCTCTCAAGGCTGCTGCCTGA
- a CDS encoding FecR domain-containing protein, producing MGRRQLRGLLATVAILCPGAGLAEPVQRTPPVAGSVIARKSGEEVRFVDVSSWRFVDLAQDLLSGDILRTNATGALAVLFSDHTQIRLGRNTALRVKRMGTNTGAGSDTNLELQSGTIWARAERGGQGLTIDTPAATAAIRGTDWTLTVAGDTTSLTVLEGVVELSNDLGSVTVKQGEGAVAAIGKAPTKIVIVTPKDREQMLFHLSLRDAFALMPSTPLKVRDMRNARDRIEARPESSRSAEDWLTLAEIQLRFDGRSQATAALQQARRLSLNRSQAARAYLVEALIAGSESRYGDAAQLFEKAAPGLDADRRSVAAFGGYFARALADPDRIEEPPSQATGAYGAFAAAWTAGFRTDIRAAIETIKKAERRYPDDPFLPAARAQFAMLLDDRDETRAGIEKALANDPDDPTALESRAKYRLLIENDREGALTDLERALEITPGDPSLWNWVGLSKSERGDNRGAERAFRKAVELDPADPLYHANLAYQYLDEMRLAEAKREIDAALAIDPSFDLVLVARGRYHLQNGDLDKALDDLLAGSTANPAYSNAQLLLSAAHYEKGDRIPAAQALDNADRLDPNDPVVSTVRTAIAIDEYDSDAAIRYAQEIMRRTRARGGESAPLGANQDAGSTLNDAFRLQGLNAWGQYYGDVVFDPFTGSSYVDQAIRGSVNPLFNTYDFDGSPVVNTANPQSFSAFFQGLLIEPHMLASRERTANLVQRPFFEAAVAGGIIADSDHEGGIGEAELRGLTFSPFPISVYGNLHWEKPRDTIDIGNGLAVEREARLLGGNGYVTASPTPDDRVVAYANYGDLDDKRSIFDIPPPPFIPFNLDGINDNDSTRLLSGVAWSHTFGYRNIANAAFFFSDENSTDNERVRFSDIRFPDLATSRSEDKQRTYIAAINHLYGDGDFTWRYGVEGGVVKSSSAFDIFDPLGVSTGSSNVPVIASGSTSATQTVAKAYIDTIYEITPDLKTEGALFARYIEGVNDGDVRLEPKIGIAWAPAEGHWLRAAAMRDGLNFDVATLAPIGIVGLQPNQLRFGAEGYADTLALRWDAEWNSWFFTALDYQHQEVRQLALDIPLSTTSLAYAKVGLDRVAATANFAIGHGFGLSLTAAHTEADVKEHTGNQPGELLFVPENTAQAALTWVSTANVKTTVAANYVGARPGGGKDLDDFWTLDAALQWEPFDKQIEVDLAAFNLLDEDFEVGNGLPGWGRTFKGTIKVRF from the coding sequence ATGGGGCGGCGACAGCTTCGGGGACTGCTTGCGACAGTGGCGATCCTCTGTCCAGGCGCAGGCTTGGCAGAGCCGGTTCAAAGAACCCCACCCGTAGCCGGATCGGTAATTGCCCGCAAATCCGGCGAGGAGGTTCGCTTCGTCGACGTTTCGAGCTGGCGCTTCGTCGATCTCGCACAGGACCTCTTGTCCGGCGATATCTTGCGCACCAATGCGACCGGGGCGCTGGCGGTGCTTTTCTCCGACCACACCCAGATCCGGCTCGGCCGCAACACGGCGCTGCGCGTCAAGCGCATGGGTACGAATACGGGCGCGGGCAGCGATACCAATCTCGAATTGCAGTCGGGTACGATCTGGGCACGGGCGGAACGGGGCGGCCAGGGCCTCACGATCGATACGCCGGCGGCAACGGCTGCCATACGCGGCACCGACTGGACGCTGACGGTTGCCGGCGACACGACCTCCCTGACCGTGCTTGAAGGCGTGGTCGAGCTCAGCAACGACCTCGGCAGCGTCACCGTGAAACAGGGCGAAGGCGCCGTTGCCGCGATCGGGAAGGCGCCGACCAAGATCGTGATCGTGACGCCGAAGGACCGCGAGCAGATGCTCTTCCATCTGTCCTTGCGCGACGCCTTTGCCCTGATGCCGTCAACCCCGCTCAAGGTGCGCGACATGCGCAATGCGCGCGACCGGATCGAAGCCCGGCCGGAATCGTCGCGCTCGGCCGAAGACTGGCTGACGCTGGCCGAAATCCAGCTGCGGTTCGACGGGCGGTCCCAGGCCACGGCCGCCCTTCAACAGGCCCGACGCCTCAGCCTCAACCGGTCTCAAGCCGCACGCGCCTACCTCGTCGAAGCGCTGATTGCCGGTTCCGAAAGCCGCTACGGCGATGCGGCACAGCTGTTCGAAAAGGCAGCCCCGGGGCTTGACGCCGACCGCCGCTCCGTTGCGGCCTTCGGCGGCTATTTTGCACGCGCTCTCGCCGACCCGGACCGGATCGAGGAGCCACCGTCTCAGGCAACGGGTGCCTATGGGGCCTTCGCTGCGGCCTGGACCGCGGGCTTTCGCACCGATATCCGCGCAGCGATCGAAACGATCAAGAAGGCGGAAAGGCGATATCCGGACGATCCGTTCCTTCCGGCGGCCCGGGCGCAATTTGCAATGCTGCTCGACGATCGAGACGAAACGCGCGCTGGTATCGAAAAGGCGCTTGCGAACGACCCTGATGATCCGACCGCGCTGGAATCGCGCGCCAAGTATCGTTTGCTCATTGAAAACGACCGGGAGGGCGCGCTGACGGATCTCGAGCGGGCCCTGGAAATCACGCCGGGCGACCCCTCCCTCTGGAACTGGGTGGGCCTGTCAAAAAGCGAGCGGGGCGACAATCGCGGCGCCGAGAGAGCATTCCGGAAGGCCGTGGAACTCGATCCGGCCGATCCGCTCTACCATGCCAACCTGGCCTATCAATACCTGGACGAAATGCGGCTTGCGGAAGCAAAGCGCGAGATCGATGCCGCGCTCGCGATCGACCCCTCCTTCGACCTCGTGCTGGTCGCACGCGGGCGATACCATTTGCAGAACGGCGACCTGGATAAGGCGCTCGACGACCTCTTGGCCGGTTCCACCGCCAACCCCGCCTATTCCAACGCGCAATTGCTGCTGTCGGCGGCGCACTATGAAAAGGGCGACCGTATCCCGGCGGCGCAGGCTCTCGACAATGCCGACCGGCTCGACCCGAACGATCCCGTTGTCTCAACCGTGCGCACCGCGATTGCGATCGACGAATACGATTCCGATGCGGCGATCCGCTATGCGCAAGAAATCATGCGACGCACCCGGGCACGCGGCGGCGAAAGCGCGCCGCTCGGCGCCAATCAGGATGCCGGATCGACGCTCAACGACGCCTTCCGCCTGCAGGGGTTGAACGCCTGGGGGCAATATTACGGCGATGTGGTCTTCGATCCGTTCACGGGATCGAGCTATGTCGACCAGGCGATCCGCGGCAGCGTCAATCCGCTGTTCAACACCTATGATTTCGATGGCAGCCCCGTCGTCAACACCGCCAATCCGCAAAGCTTCTCCGCCTTCTTCCAGGGGCTGCTGATCGAGCCGCATATGCTGGCAAGCCGCGAGCGCACGGCGAACCTCGTCCAGCGGCCGTTTTTCGAGGCCGCGGTCGCAGGCGGCATCATCGCCGACAGCGACCATGAGGGCGGAATCGGCGAAGCGGAACTGCGCGGACTGACGTTCTCGCCCTTCCCGATCAGCGTCTACGGCAATCTGCATTGGGAGAAGCCGCGCGATACGATCGATATCGGCAATGGCCTGGCGGTCGAGCGTGAAGCACGCCTGCTTGGCGGCAATGGCTATGTGACGGCCTCCCCGACGCCGGATGATAGGGTCGTGGCCTATGCCAACTACGGCGATCTTGATGATAAACGCAGCATTTTCGATATCCCGCCTCCGCCTTTCATCCCCTTCAATCTCGATGGGATAAACGACAACGACTCGACGCGCCTTTTGTCGGGGGTGGCATGGAGCCACACCTTCGGCTACCGCAACATCGCCAATGCCGCGTTCTTCTTCTCCGATGAGAACAGCACGGACAACGAGCGGGTTCGCTTTTCGGACATCAGATTTCCCGACCTTGCCACCAGCCGGAGCGAGGACAAGCAGAGAACCTATATCGCCGCCATCAATCACCTTTACGGTGACGGCGATTTCACCTGGCGCTACGGTGTCGAAGGCGGCGTGGTAAAGTCATCGAGCGCGTTCGACATTTTTGACCCGCTGGGCGTCAGCACCGGCAGCAGCAATGTGCCCGTCATCGCATCGGGTTCGACGTCCGCGACACAGACCGTCGCGAAGGCCTATATCGACACGATCTACGAAATCACGCCCGACCTGAAGACGGAAGGCGCCCTCTTTGCGCGCTACATCGAAGGCGTCAACGATGGCGATGTCAGGCTAGAGCCGAAAATTGGCATCGCCTGGGCGCCGGCTGAAGGGCATTGGCTGCGCGCGGCCGCCATGCGCGACGGCCTCAACTTCGACGTCGCCACCCTTGCGCCGATCGGCATCGTCGGGCTGCAGCCGAACCAGTTGCGCTTCGGCGCCGAAGGCTATGCCGATACGCTGGCATTGCGTTGGGACGCGGAATGGAACAGCTGGTTTTTCACCGCACTCGACTACCAGCACCAGGAGGTGCGGCAGCTCGCGCTCGACATTCCGCTTTCCACCACCAGCCTGGCCTATGCCAAGGTCGGGCTCGACCGGGTTGCGGCAACGGCGAACTTTGCCATCGGCCACGGCTTCGGCCTCTCGCTGACTGCGGCCCACACGGAAGCCGACGTCAAGGAGCACACCGGCAACCAGCCGGGAGAACTGCTGTTCGTGCCCGAAAACACCGCTCAGGCGGCGCTGACATGGGTCAGCACGGCGAACGTCAAGACGACCGTTGCTGCCAACTATGTCGGCGCGCGACCCGGTGGTGGAAAAGACCTCGACGATTTCTGGACACTCGACGCGGCCTTGCAGTGGGAGCCGTTCGACAAGCAGATCGAGGTCGATCTGGCGGCCTTCAATCTGCTCGATGAAGACTTCGAAGTGGGCAATGGCCTGCCCGGCTGGGGACGAACGTTCAAGGGCACGATCAAAGTGCGGTTCTGA
- a CDS encoding CHASE2 domain-containing protein, which translates to MEERVTVQASSGRSGQWDSPRFLQRRLKLLALAVFVAIALSLATLTNAWRLNELRSFDYLSTIDGPPLPEDSPIIVAIDEPSMAEIGRQWPWPRALHARLIEALRKAGARAIGIDVIFAEPSADPANDEALEKALGADVVLAGDQTLVEAPQADQFVRTEPLARFIAKGAWTGIASVSLSGDGTLRAVPDYPDGFAAVLAAIAGAKSHAPPKDALIQVFGPARTYPTVSYYQALDPDNFLPEGMFEDRVVLVGFSLQNAPSIAEGGADAFTTSDTVHSNKLVSGVEMQATIYDNLAHELFIQRAARPYVVAAIALAAMLAAFSVLRTTGWRTLAYGAVAIGLIVAASYAAMRLGHVFLSPLGPGLAFLAVTAGQAGLDYAEERRKRREITRAFQQYLSPALVERLAKDPSHLRLGGERRTLSILFCDIRGFTTIAEEMKEDPERLTALVNRLLTPLSEAVLEQGGTIDKYIGDCLMAFWNAPLDDPDHAVHAVGAALDMLARLERVNRELEDEAKRDRRSAQTLRIGIGINTGECVVGNMGSHQRFDYSALGDAVNLASRLEGASKDYGISLLLGEETARLVEKTFPVAELDRITVKGRSAVSPVFTVAIGAKKEALERHRAFVQAKYDGTLRVHDVVFDQLKSALPPLARYYERERSRIDTSRREPK; encoded by the coding sequence ATGGAGGAGCGCGTCACGGTGCAGGCATCGAGTGGTCGGTCTGGACAATGGGACAGCCCCCGCTTCCTGCAACGGCGGCTGAAGCTTCTCGCGCTCGCGGTGTTCGTCGCCATTGCGCTGTCGCTGGCGACCTTGACCAATGCCTGGCGGCTGAACGAGTTGCGCAGCTTCGACTACCTGTCGACCATCGACGGCCCGCCGCTGCCCGAGGACAGCCCGATCATCGTTGCCATCGACGAACCGTCGATGGCCGAAATCGGTCGCCAGTGGCCCTGGCCGCGCGCCCTGCATGCGCGCCTCATCGAGGCGCTGCGCAAGGCCGGCGCCCGCGCGATCGGCATCGACGTAATTTTTGCCGAGCCTTCGGCCGATCCCGCCAACGACGAGGCGTTGGAAAAGGCGCTCGGCGCGGACGTGGTTCTTGCCGGCGACCAGACGCTGGTGGAGGCGCCTCAGGCCGACCAGTTCGTGCGCACCGAGCCGCTCGCCCGCTTCATCGCAAAGGGCGCTTGGACCGGGATCGCCTCCGTCAGCCTCAGCGGTGACGGAACGTTGCGTGCCGTTCCCGACTACCCGGACGGCTTTGCCGCGGTGCTCGCGGCAATTGCAGGTGCGAAATCGCACGCACCGCCAAAGGACGCGCTGATCCAGGTCTTCGGACCGGCGCGGACCTATCCCACCGTCTCCTATTACCAGGCACTCGACCCCGACAATTTCCTTCCCGAAGGCATGTTCGAGGACCGCGTCGTGCTCGTCGGTTTCAGCCTGCAGAATGCGCCATCGATCGCCGAAGGCGGGGCCGATGCCTTCACCACATCGGACACCGTGCATTCGAACAAGCTCGTTTCGGGCGTCGAGATGCAGGCGACCATCTACGACAATCTGGCCCATGAGCTTTTCATCCAGCGCGCCGCGAGGCCCTATGTGGTTGCAGCCATTGCGCTGGCTGCGATGCTGGCGGCCTTCTCGGTGCTACGCACGACCGGCTGGCGCACTCTTGCCTACGGCGCCGTCGCCATCGGCCTCATCGTCGCCGCCAGCTATGCCGCAATGCGCCTCGGCCATGTCTTCCTGTCGCCGCTAGGGCCCGGGCTTGCGTTCCTTGCCGTGACTGCCGGCCAGGCCGGGCTCGACTATGCGGAGGAGCGCAGGAAGCGCCGAGAAATCACCCGCGCCTTCCAGCAGTACCTCTCCCCTGCCCTTGTCGAGCGTTTGGCGAAGGACCCGTCGCACCTCAGGCTCGGCGGCGAACGGCGCACGCTGTCGATCCTCTTTTGCGACATCCGGGGCTTTACGACCATTGCCGAGGAAATGAAGGAGGATCCGGAGCGATTGACTGCGCTGGTCAACCGGCTGCTGACGCCGCTTTCGGAAGCCGTGCTCGAACAGGGCGGCACCATCGACAAATATATCGGCGATTGCCTCATGGCCTTCTGGAACGCACCGCTCGACGATCCCGACCATGCCGTGCACGCCGTCGGGGCGGCGCTCGACATGCTTGCGCGGCTGGAACGGGTGAACCGGGAACTCGAGGATGAGGCGAAACGGGACCGCCGATCGGCCCAAACCCTGAGGATCGGCATCGGCATCAATACCGGCGAATGCGTCGTCGGCAACATGGGTTCACACCAGCGCTTCGACTATTCCGCCCTTGGCGACGCCGTCAATCTTGCATCCCGCCTCGAAGGCGCATCGAAGGACTACGGCATCTCACTGCTCCTCGGTGAGGAGACCGCGCGTCTTGTCGAGAAGACGTTCCCGGTCGCCGAACTCGATCGCATCACCGTCAAGGGCCGCAGCGCCGTATCGCCGGTCTTCACCGTTGCCATCGGTGCGAAGAAAGAAGCGCTCGAACGCCATCGGGCCTTCGTGCAGGCCAAGTATGACGGCACACTTCGGGTGCATGACGTGGTGTTCGACCAGTTGAAGAGCGCCCTGCCGCCGCTCGCGCGCTACTACGAAAGGGAACGCTCCCGCATCGATACGTCAAGGCGGGAACCCAAGTGA
- a CDS encoding GntR family transcriptional regulator codes for MNEITSLEKRPEGGPGPIRRTALHDTLVTHLRDMIIEGDLSPGTRLHEGQLGEQLGVSRTPLREAIKYLASEGLVELVPSRGAVVKRFSAKDVQDMLTVLQTLEELAGKLACEAASDAGIAEVRALHDEMVARYKAGDRLQYYKLNQQIHSAIAQLAANAALADMHAILQTRLKRIRFIGHEGPEKWAAAVAEHEEMIVALEARDKARLSEVLGRHLMNAWERVRAAV; via the coding sequence ATGAACGAAATTACCTCTCTGGAGAAACGCCCCGAGGGCGGTCCCGGCCCGATCCGCCGCACTGCGCTGCACGACACGCTTGTCACGCATCTGCGCGACATGATCATCGAGGGTGATCTCTCGCCCGGCACGCGGCTTCATGAAGGTCAGCTCGGCGAGCAGCTCGGCGTCTCGCGCACGCCGCTGCGCGAAGCCATCAAGTATCTGGCAAGCGAAGGGCTCGTGGAGCTCGTTCCGAGCCGCGGCGCCGTCGTCAAGCGCTTCAGCGCCAAGGACGTACAAGACATGCTGACGGTTTTGCAGACGCTGGAAGAGCTTGCCGGCAAGCTCGCTTGTGAAGCCGCCAGCGACGCCGGCATCGCCGAAGTTCGCGCGCTCCACGACGAGATGGTCGCGCGATACAAGGCCGGGGACCGGCTGCAATACTACAAGCTCAACCAGCAGATCCATTCGGCCATCGCCCAACTGGCGGCAAACGCCGCCTTGGCGGATATGCATGCGATCTTGCAGACGCGGCTGAAGCGCATTCGCTTCATCGGCCACGAGGGACCTGAAAAATGGGCAGCGGCCGTTGCCGAGCATGAGGAAATGATCGTCGCGCTCGAAGCCCGCGACAAGGCAAGGCTCTCCGAAGTTCTCGGTCGGCACCTTATGAATGCCTGGGAACGGGTGCGCGCCGCGGTGTAG
- a CDS encoding tripartite tricarboxylate transporter substrate binding protein — protein MKNTVSIACIMAAVFGVAAPAAAFEPDRPVEFVVTAGPGGGTDIFARTIQAIIGKYELMKAPVVVTNKGSAGGAEGFVYTATNKGDAYKLAFGTNNAYLLPVRAKVPYKAEDLTPVAALASDEFVLWVNGKASYNTAADFAAKAKEGGLKIGGSQSKDVDQILTSMINEATGATINYIPFKSGGEAAVQLAGEHLDANVNNPSENLGQWQAGMVKPLCVFKSVKLTNDAKVAGDKGWSDIPTCKESGIAIDNYSMPRTVWLPAGVDQDVVKFYADLMRKVSETPEWAKYLTDTSQSPAYIAGEDFKAAIEMDGAAVGEVLKREGWLAN, from the coding sequence ATGAAAAATACCGTATCCATCGCATGCATCATGGCAGCCGTTTTCGGCGTTGCCGCTCCGGCCGCCGCTTTCGAGCCCGACCGTCCGGTTGAATTCGTCGTCACTGCAGGCCCGGGCGGCGGCACCGACATCTTCGCCCGCACGATCCAGGCGATTATCGGCAAGTACGAGCTGATGAAGGCTCCGGTCGTCGTCACCAACAAGGGCAGCGCCGGCGGCGCCGAAGGCTTCGTCTACACGGCGACCAACAAGGGCGATGCCTACAAGCTGGCATTCGGCACCAACAACGCCTACCTGCTGCCGGTCCGCGCCAAGGTTCCCTACAAGGCTGAAGACCTGACGCCGGTTGCGGCGCTTGCTTCCGACGAGTTCGTTCTCTGGGTCAACGGCAAGGCCTCCTACAACACCGCTGCCGACTTTGCCGCCAAGGCGAAGGAAGGCGGCCTGAAGATCGGCGGCAGCCAGTCGAAGGACGTTGACCAGATCTTGACCTCGATGATCAACGAGGCGACCGGCGCGACGATCAACTACATCCCGTTCAAGAGCGGCGGCGAAGCAGCCGTCCAGCTCGCCGGCGAGCACCTCGACGCCAACGTCAACAACCCGAGCGAAAACCTCGGTCAGTGGCAGGCCGGCATGGTCAAGCCGCTTTGCGTCTTCAAAAGCGTCAAGCTCACCAACGACGCCAAGGTTGCTGGCGACAAGGGCTGGAGCGACATTCCGACCTGCAAGGAATCGGGCATCGCCATCGACAACTACTCCATGCCGCGCACCGTCTGGCTGCCGGCTGGCGTTGACCAGGATGTGGTCAAGTTCTATGCCGACCTGATGCGCAAGGTTTCGGAAACGCCGGAATGGGCGAAGTACCTGACCGACACGTCGCAGTCGCCCGCCTACATCGCCGGCGAAGACTTCAAGGCCGCCATCGAGATGGATGGCGCTGCTGTCGGCGAAGTGCTGAAGCGCGAAGGTTGGCTCGCCAACTAA
- a CDS encoding ABC transporter ATP-binding protein, protein MQPIFEVRNLKRAFGGLAVTNDVSLSMAPGDRVALIGPNGAGKTTFVNLVTGNLKPDSGEVRIDGEAVTGVDAIGRVRRGLVRSFQVTRLFADMTPCEHVALAVLQRTGRAGRLFGNFLGMPDVMAEVEDLLGKLGLRELMHRKVSEIAYGQQRLLEIAVALALKPRVLLLDEPAAGVPQSDTGRIEQALADLPADLAVLMIEHDMDLVFRFAKRVVVLAAGAIIFDGSPSDVTKDPRVREAYLGSYANASHAA, encoded by the coding sequence ATGCAGCCGATCTTTGAAGTCCGCAATCTGAAACGCGCCTTCGGTGGGCTTGCGGTCACCAATGACGTCAGCCTCAGCATGGCGCCGGGCGACCGGGTCGCGCTGATCGGGCCGAACGGCGCCGGCAAGACGACCTTCGTCAATCTCGTGACCGGCAATCTCAAACCGGATTCAGGCGAGGTGCGCATTGACGGTGAGGCCGTGACCGGTGTCGACGCCATCGGCCGGGTGCGGCGCGGGCTTGTGCGCTCGTTCCAGGTGACGCGGCTTTTTGCCGACATGACGCCTTGCGAGCATGTCGCGCTTGCCGTCCTGCAACGCACCGGCCGCGCCGGTCGCCTGTTCGGCAATTTTCTCGGCATGCCCGATGTCATGGCCGAGGTGGAAGACCTTCTCGGCAAGCTCGGGCTTCGGGAACTGATGCACCGCAAGGTGAGCGAGATCGCCTACGGTCAGCAACGCTTGCTGGAAATCGCCGTTGCGCTGGCGCTGAAGCCGCGGGTGCTGCTGCTCGACGAGCCCGCCGCCGGCGTGCCGCAGAGCGACACCGGTCGCATCGAACAGGCGCTCGCCGACCTGCCGGCCGATCTCGCCGTTTTGATGATCGAGCACGACATGGATCTCGTCTTTCGCTTTGCCAAGCGCGTGGTCGTACTGGCCGCCGGCGCGATCATCTTCGACGGTTCGCCGTCCGACGTGACGAAGGATCCGCGCGTGCGGGAAGCCTATCTGGGGAGCTATGCCAATGCCAGCCACGCCGCTTGA